In Streptomyces sp. TLI_146, the genomic stretch GGGAGCACTTCGGATGCGTCCACGCCCAGCGGATCGCTCCCCACGCGGCGCAGCTCCTGCCCTGGCTCCTGGAAGGCGCCGACGAGCACACCACCACCGTCGTACTGGCCCAGCTGCCGACACATGTGCGCCGCGCGTACACGTATCAGTGGCAACCCGAGTACGCGCTGCTGGACCGGTGGAGGATCCAGGTGCCCTCCTCCCGCTACCCGCTGCCCACGGCCGCGTCCACGGCCATGGACGCGCAACCAGTCAAGGAGTTGACATGACGACTGTCGAGCCCATCGAGGAACCCGGCTCCCGCTTCCCTGCCGATACGGATCCCGAACCGGCGGCAGCCGTATCGCTGGAACGATGGCTCGCCCTGGTGGCCGTGGCCACCGGCACATACTCCGCCGGGTCGGCGCGGTCGGCGGACTGACCGCCACCGTCAACGCCGGTCCACCCGCTCGGGGGTGTCGTCGAGGAAGCCGCCCGACTGGTGCTGCCACAGCTTCGCGTAGGCGCCGCCCGAGGCGAGCAGCTTGTGGTGCGTGCCCTGTTCGACGATCCGTCCGCGGTCGAGGACGACCAGCTGGTCCATGGTGGCGACCGTGCTCAGCCGGTGCGCCACCACGAGCGCCGTACGCCCGTCCATCAACCGCCACAGTGCGTCCTGGACGAGGATCTCGCTCTCGGAGTCCAGCGCACTGGTCGCCTCGTCGAGCAGCAGGATCGGGGCGTCGCGCAGGATGGCCCTGGCGAGGGCCACACGCTGGCGCTGGCCGCCGGACAGCTTCACCCCGCGCTCGCCCACCATGGTGTCGAAGCCGTCGGGAAGCGCGTCGGCGAACTCCGTGACGTGCGCCGCCTCGGCCGCGCGGCGGATCTCCTCGTCGGTGGCGGTCGGCCGGGCGAACGCGATGTTCTCCCGCAGCGTCCGGTGGAACATCGCCGGGTCCTGCGGCACGTAGGCGATCAGGCTGCGCAGTTCGCCCTGCCGCAGCCTGCTGATGTCCCGCCCGCCGATCAGGATCCGCCCGCCGTCGATGTCCGTCATCCGCAGCAGGAGCCGGGTCAGCGTGGTCTTGCCGCCGCCCGACCGGCCGACGAGACCGATCCTCGTCCCGGTGGGCACCGCCAGGTCGAGCCCCTCGAAGAGGGGCCGCCCACCCGCGTGGGCGAAGGTCACCCCTTCGAAGCGCACCTCGCCCGCCCGGACCGGCAGCGGCTCCGGGACCGCCGGGTCCAGCACGGTCGGCGGTTCGAGCAGCAGCTCGGTGAACTGCGAGGCCTCCGTCATCGAGCTTTCCAGACGGCGGTAGATCTGGTTGAACTCGAACATGATCCGCGTCGCGTTGGCGTAATACGTGAAGGCGACGATGACCGCTTCGACGCCGTGCTCTCCGCCACCGAGCCCGATGGCGAGCAGCAGGCCCAGCACATTGGTCAGGACGGACATGGGTGCGACCAGTGTGTCGATGCGCAGGTTGCCGTAGTCCCACGAGCGCAGGGTGAGCCGGCGCGACTCCGCGACCCGCGAGCGGTGTTCGGCGGCCTCGCGCTCCTCGGCGGCGAACGACCGGACCGTGTCCATGTTCATCAGGCTGTCGGCGACATGGCCCGACACCCGGGCGATCGCCTGCTCGCGCTCGGCGACCAGCGCCTGACGGCGCCGGATCAGGGGTGTCACGCAGGCCGCTGTGAGCCCGATCAGCACCAGCAACCCCACCACGAGCAGTGGGTCGTACTGCCACAGCACCACCGACGCGAACACCAGCGGCACGAAGCTGCCGACGACGTTGAACGTCAGTGTGTCGACGCAGTCCTCGAAGCGGGTGGCGAAGCTCAGTACCCGCTTGGTCAGCGACCCGGCGAAGTTGTCGTGGAAGAAGGCGGCGTCCTTGGCGAACAGCTCGTCCATCCCGATGACATACAAGTGCTCGACACCACGGGCATCGAGGCGGTTCAGGCAGTGCAGCCCGACGCGCCACAATGCCTCCGACAACAGCAGCACCCCGGCGAAGCCGAGGACGTAGGGCAGCATCGGGCCCATGCCGACGCTGCCTCCGTCCCCGGCGATCCGGGCTACGAGCTTGGCCACGACCAGCGGCGCGATGTACTGGATGCCGATGTTGCCGACCGCCGGCAACAGCATCGCCGGCGCGGTCAGCCGCCGCAGCCGGGCCAGTTCGCGCCCGTAGTAACGAAGTGCGAGGAGCACCGAGCCCCTGCTCGGTAAGCCCTCGCGCGATTCACGCGACTCAGGTGATCCCATCCCAACCCTGTGCTCTCGGACCGGCAGGTGAACACATGAGTGTCCCGCGTCGGCAGGCGCACGGTCCACGGGTTTTCGCCCGACCGGCTCTCGCACATACGCTCCGTCCACCGTCTTGAGGGTCGCCCCGCACATGTCCGGACCCTACGGAATCCCCGTTACGGATGGTTGGTGATGGCCCCGGTCTGAGCCGCTGTGCTTCCGCCCTGCGGAGCACCTCACTGGGCGCTGGCGGCCGGGCGCAGCACGATCTCGTTCACATCGGCCTCCGGCGGCTGGGCGACGGCGTACGCGATGGCCTCGGCGATCGCCGCGGCGGGCAGGGCGACGGCACGATACGTCTGCATGATCCGGCGTGCCTCGGCGTCCGCGAGATGGTCGACCAGCTCTGACTCGGTGACGCCCGGCGACACGACGGTGACGCGGATGCTCCCGTCCGACTCCTGCCGCAATCCCTCGGAGATCGCCCGCACCGCGTACTTGGTGGCGCAGTACACGACCGCCGTGGGCGACACCTCGTAGGCGCCGACGGAGGCGATGTTCACGATGTGGCCGCCGCCCTGCGCCCGCATCACGGGCAGCGTCGCGGCGATGCCGTGCAGCACACCCCGCAGGTTCACGTCGATCATGCGGTCCCACTCGTCGGTCCGCACCGCGTCGAGGCGGGACAGCGGCATGACCCCCGCGTTGTTCACCAGGACGTCGATGCGGCCGAGTTCGGCCCGAGCGGCCTCGGCGAAGGCGTGGACGTCGACGGCGTCCGTCACGTCCAGGCGGCGGAACGCCGCACTGCCGCCCGCCGCGGCGATCTCACCGGCCAGCGCCGCCAGGCGATCGGCGCGCCGGGCCCCGAGGTAGACCCGGTGGCCGTCGGCCGCCAGCCGGCGCGCGGCCGCCGCGCCGATGCCACTGCTGGCCCCGGTGATCAGCACCGCCTTGGCGATCCTCGTCATGATGCGCTCCTTCTCCGTCGACTCGGCCCGCTGCACGAGTGGATGAGGCAACGGTCGGCGACGCTGCACGCTCCGGCCAGGACGGCTTCTGCCTGGGTACGGCGCACCCAGGCACCGCGACGGCGGCGGCCGTAGGCTGACGCGGTGACGAGCAGTGAACTGGGTAGTTTCCTACGGGCCCACCGAGCCCGGCTGCACCCTGACGACGTGCGCCTGGTGTCGTACGGGCGGCGCCGGGTGGCCGGGTTGCGCCGGGAGGAGGTGGCCGTACTCGCGGGCATGAACGCCGACTACTACGCCCGCCTGGAACAGGGCCGCGAACGCCGCCCCTCCCCGCAGATCCTCGACTCGCTCTGCCGGGCGCTCCACCTGGACGACGACGCCCGCGCTCACCTCTACCGCCTCGCGGGCAGCATGCCGGACGGCGGCGGCCCGCAGCCGCACGAGAGCGCAAGTCCCGCACTGCGGAAGCTCCTTGACGCCTTCCCCGACACTCCGGCGTTCGTGATCGACCCGGCCATGGACCTCCTGGCCGCCAACTCCCTCACCGACGAGCTGTTCTCCCCCTTCCAACGGGCCGACAACCTCGCCCGTATGACCTTCCGCGATCCCGCCGCACGCCGGTTCTTCGTCCACTGGTACCGGGTGGCCGAGGCGACCGTCGCCGCCCTGCGCCAGGCCACCGGCCTCTCCCCGGACTACCCGCGTCTGCGCGCGGTCGTCACCGACCTGACCGCCGCCAGCGAGGAGTTCAGCTCGCTGTGGCGCGCCCAGACCGTCCACGGCAAGACGCGCAGCGCGAAGGAACTCGTCCACCCCGAGGTGGGCCCCTTGTCACTGACGTACCAGAGCTTCGACGTACGCGGCGCACCCGGCCAGCAGCTGCTGATCTACCACGCGGAGCCGGGAAGTCCCAGCGCGGGCGCTCTCACCCTGCTGGGCACACTCGCCGCCACACGCCGACGGGCACGGTCCGGCACCGGCTGACCGCTTCATGTCCGCTGGCCTCACGCCCCCGCCCGGACGTACGCCTCCAGCAGGTCGGCCAGCTCCTTCGGGTGGCTCAGCGCCGCCAGATGACCGCCGGGCACCTCATCGGGTGTGATGCCGAGGCGGTCCTGTGCCACTTGGCGTTGGAAGGCTGCGGGGAAGAGCCGGTCGTCGCGGGCGGTCACGACTCGGGTCGGTACCTTCGGCCACGCGTCGAGGGTGAACGGTGTCGCGAAGACCGCGTCGGACTCCTCCGCCGCGTGCTCCCCCGAGGCGTCGATCTCGGCCTGCGGCAGGTCGTGCAGGAAGTACGTCGCCACGTCGAAGGGCGCGTCCGGGTCACGGCCCTCGCGCACGTCCTGCGCGCGGCGTGCCGCTTCCTGGCCGGTGTTGGCCCACCACTCCCCCGCTGTCTCGCCGGGGCGCGGGATCATCCCGTTGACCAGCACGAGGAGCGACACGGGCAGTCGCGCGCACACCAGAGGCGCTGTGAACGCGCCGAGGGACTGGGCGACCACCACCAGATCCCCGCGCCCACCGACCGCCTCGACGACCGTGTCCACGTACTCCGGCAGCCCCGCCCCGGCGTCCGCTCCCG encodes the following:
- a CDS encoding SDR family oxidoreductase, with the translated sequence MTRIAKAVLITGASSGIGAAAARRLAADGHRVYLGARRADRLAALAGEIAAAGGSAAFRRLDVTDAVDVHAFAEAARAELGRIDVLVNNAGVMPLSRLDAVRTDEWDRMIDVNLRGVLHGIAATLPVMRAQGGGHIVNIASVGAYEVSPTAVVYCATKYAVRAISEGLRQESDGSIRVTVVSPGVTESELVDHLADAEARRIMQTYRAVALPAAAIAEAIAYAVAQPPEADVNEIVLRPAASAQ
- a CDS encoding alpha/beta fold hydrolase, with protein sequence MTTYVLIPGAGGSSWYWHGVTDELRRRGRDVVAVDLPGADAGAGLPEYVDTVVEAVGGRGDLVVVAQSLGAFTAPLVCARLPVSLLVLVNGMIPRPGETAGEWWANTGQEAARRAQDVREGRDPDAPFDVATYFLHDLPQAEIDASGEHAAEESDAVFATPFTLDAWPKVPTRVVTARDDRLFPAAFQRQVAQDRLGITPDEVPGGHLAALSHPKELADLLEAYVRAGA
- a CDS encoding ABC transporter ATP-binding protein, translating into MGSPESRESREGLPSRGSVLLALRYYGRELARLRRLTAPAMLLPAVGNIGIQYIAPLVVAKLVARIAGDGGSVGMGPMLPYVLGFAGVLLLSEALWRVGLHCLNRLDARGVEHLYVIGMDELFAKDAAFFHDNFAGSLTKRVLSFATRFEDCVDTLTFNVVGSFVPLVFASVVLWQYDPLLVVGLLVLIGLTAACVTPLIRRRQALVAEREQAIARVSGHVADSLMNMDTVRSFAAEEREAAEHRSRVAESRRLTLRSWDYGNLRIDTLVAPMSVLTNVLGLLLAIGLGGGEHGVEAVIVAFTYYANATRIMFEFNQIYRRLESSMTEASQFTELLLEPPTVLDPAVPEPLPVRAGEVRFEGVTFAHAGGRPLFEGLDLAVPTGTRIGLVGRSGGGKTTLTRLLLRMTDIDGGRILIGGRDISRLRQGELRSLIAYVPQDPAMFHRTLRENIAFARPTATDEEIRRAAEAAHVTEFADALPDGFDTMVGERGVKLSGGQRQRVALARAILRDAPILLLDEATSALDSESEILVQDALWRLMDGRTALVVAHRLSTVATMDQLVVLDRGRIVEQGTHHKLLASGGAYAKLWQHQSGGFLDDTPERVDRR
- a CDS encoding helix-turn-helix transcriptional regulator encodes the protein MTSSELGSFLRAHRARLHPDDVRLVSYGRRRVAGLRREEVAVLAGMNADYYARLEQGRERRPSPQILDSLCRALHLDDDARAHLYRLAGSMPDGGGPQPHESASPALRKLLDAFPDTPAFVIDPAMDLLAANSLTDELFSPFQRADNLARMTFRDPAARRFFVHWYRVAEATVAALRQATGLSPDYPRLRAVVTDLTAASEEFSSLWRAQTVHGKTRSAKELVHPEVGPLSLTYQSFDVRGAPGQQLLIYHAEPGSPSAGALTLLGTLAATRRRARSGTG